A region of Neovison vison isolate M4711 chromosome 7, ASM_NN_V1, whole genome shotgun sequence DNA encodes the following proteins:
- the ANKRD11 gene encoding ankyrin repeat domain-containing protein 11 isoform X6, whose protein sequence is MESRRTRTQMPPAQSMSWYCKAGSLLEGPWPEMEVPRSKKKEKQGPERKRIKKEPVTRKAGLLFGMGLSGIRAGYPLSERQQVALLMQMTAEESANSPVDTTPKHPSQSTVCQKGTPNSASKTKDKVNKRNERGETRLHRAAIRGDARRIKELIGEGADVNVKDFAGWTALHEACNRGYYDVAKQLLAAGAEVNTKGLDDDTPLHDAANNGHYKVVKLLLRYGGNPQQSNRKGETPLKVANSPTMVNLLLGKGTYTSSEDSSTDSSEEEDAPSFAPSSSVDGNNTDSEFEKGLKHKAKNPEPQKTVPPVKDEYEFDEDDEQDRVPPVDDKHLLKKDYRKETKSNSFISIPKMEVKSYTKNNTIAPKKAAHRILSDTSDEEDVAVAVGAGEKLRLSAHTVLPGNKTREPSNSKQQKEKNKVKKKRKKETKGKEVRFGKRSDKFCSSESDSESSDSGEDDGDSVGSSGCLKESPLVLKDPALFSSLSASSTSSHGSAAAQKHNPGHADPHSKHWRTDNWKTVSSPAWSEVSSLSDSTRTRLTSESDCSSEGSSVESLKPVRKKQEHRKRGGLQGGLPEKKSSFHAGADGAVPKLDKEGKVVKKHKTKHKHKNKEKGLCSVSQELKLRSFTYEYEDAKPRSEKAILLDNDLSGDKLKALKHDRDHFKKEDRVGKMKSEEKDWLFKEEVVKASKDEKSLKRIKDASRSFREEKDRLSKAEKEKLAKEKSPKEEKLRLYKEERKKKSKDRPSKLEKKNDFKDDRLAKEKEKNFKDEKEKLKKEKVYKEDSSAYDDFCTKSQFLENEDTKFSLSDDQQDRWFSELSDSSFDFKGDDSWDSPVTDYRDVKSDPVARLILETVKEDSKDKKRENKAREKRDYGDKRSDRDAFFRKKDRDCPDKSRREQTEKHKGLPGCLPDKRRRESAEGGRDRKDLLEGTKERKDGRAKPEEAHREELKELGGEASFKDRPDCDFGKSLEPWERPHPAREKEKKDKMKFEKYKDKCSDKDKSEKSILEKCQKDKEFDKCFKEKKETKEKHKDAHSKDKERKASLDQVKEKREKTFPGLLSEDVPEKKDEKKGKEKSWYIADIFTDESEDEKDAYAASGLRLGEAGDAPRADGAPDADRPRKHPADRPHSEKQKDRELRDKKKEKGVPDGGKDKKEKVLEKHKDKKEKDSAEKYKDRKDRTSVESTQEKRNKQKPPEKVERKLPAEDKARSRHRERPDREHCRDRKASRSAEAERTLLEKLEEEALHAYREDSNDKASEVSSDSFTDRGQEPGLSALLEVSFTEPPEEKVKEKERLRHSSSSSKKSHDRERVKKDKSEKREKSDDYKDSGGRKDASQYDKDFSDADAYGIPYGSKADAEDGLDKAIELFSTEKKEKNDSERETSRKVEKELKPYGSSTASALKERRRRDRHREKWRDDRDKHRDRHGDGLPRHHKDEQKPVARDKDNPPNPLRDKGREESLKLGETKLKEKLRENAEKEKGDPVKVSNGNEKLPVSRDPGRRDARPREKLLGDGDLMMTSFERMLSQKDLEVEERHKRHKERMKQMEKMRHRSGDPKLKERVKPAEDARKKSLDAPPKKPLALDPALRDRKPKDSAPVPPTAENKPHPGPAVDTRDWLAGPHMKEVLPASPRPDQGRPTGVPTPASVVSCPSYEEAMHTPRTPSCSADDYSDLIFDCADPQPVSSTSASACSPSFFDRFSVAASGISETASQTPTRPLCTSLYRSVSVDIRRTPEEEFSAGDKLFRQQSVPTAPTYDSPGQHLEDKAPGPPGPAEKFACLSPGYYSPDYGIPSPKADALPCPPAAVVTVTPSPEGAFSGLQAKSPPAHRDELLAPSMEGALPPDLGVPLDATEAQQATAAIIPPEPSYLEPLDEGPFSTVITEEPVEWAHPAASEQGLSCSLMGGTPENPVSWPVGPDLLLKSPQRLPESPQHFCPSEAVHPAAAGPFGATEPPYPGSPDPYPLSATEPGLEGTKGDAAEAVPAAVSAPEEPAAFAPASRLEPFFTNCKPLPEASPDTAPEPACLTAVTQVEALGPMESNFLENGHDLSALGQVEPVPWPDGFPSTEDDLDLGPFSLPELPPLQAKDVSDVETEPIEETVLVPPGETPPGLPGVPSGGDGPVAAAEDQPVLPPDQGDPRLPTEPEPEPPEEPKPDATLEAAVEGGPVSEARVPEDSDSGLGPAAAPPEEQQPPGSGEGEAEGQDPPAASHGVPDAPGDGLAQALAADGASPLDGAGLDGPLGGVQPDATEPEPKPAAEAPRAPKVEEIPQRMTRNRAQMLANQNKQSSPSSEKEPAPAPRAKGRCCEEEDAQAQHPRKRRFQRSSQQLRQQLPSTRQTREVIQQTLAAIVDAIKLDAIEPYHSDRSNPYFEYLQIRKKIEEKRKILCYISPQAPQCYAEYVTYTGSYLLDGKPLSKLHIPVIAPPPSLAEPLKELFKQQETVRGKLRLQHSIEREKLIVSCEQEILRVHCRAARTIANQAVPFSACTMLLDSEVYNMPLESQGDENKSVRDRFNARQFISWLQDVDDKYDRMKTCLLMRQQHEAAALNAVQRMEWQLKVQELDPAGHKSLCVNEVPSFYVPMVDVNDDFVLLPA, encoded by the exons ATGCCTCCAGCTCAGTCCATGTCGTGGTACTGCAAGGCTGGTTCGCTCCTCGAAGGGCCATGGCCTGAAATGGAGGTCCCTAGAAGCAAGAAGAAAG agaagcagggtcctgagCGGAAGAGGATCAAGAAGGAGCCCGTCACCCGGAAGGCCGGACTGCTATTTGGCATGGGGCTGTCCGGGATCCGAGCCGGCTACCCCCTCTCCGAGCGCCAGCAGGTGGCTCTCCTCATGCAGATGACTGCCGAGGAGTCCGCCAACAGCCCag TAGACACAACACCAAAGCACCCCTCCCAGTCGACAGTGTGTCAGAAGGGGACGCCTAACTCTGCCtcaaaaaccaaagacaaagtgAACAAGCGGAACGAGCGTGGAGAGACCCGGCTGCACCGTGCGGCCATCCGCGGCGACGCCCGGCGCATCAAGGAGCTCATCGGCGAGGGTGCGGACGTCAACGTCAAGGACTTCGCAG GCTGGACGGCGCTGCACGAGGCGTGTAACCGCGGCTACTACGACGTCGCCAAACAGCTGCTGGCCGCGGGGGCGGAGGTGAACACCAAGGGCCTGGATGACGACACGCCCCTGCACGACGCGGCCAACAACGGGCACTACAAG GTGGTGAAGCTGTTGTTACGGTATGGAGGGAACCCTCAGCAAAGCAACCGAAAAGGCGAGACGCCACTAAAGGTGGCCAACTCCCCGACCATGGTGAACCTCCTGTTGGGCAAGGGGACCTACACGTCCAGCGAGGACAGCTCGACCG ACAGCTCGGAGGAGGAAGACGCCCCGTCGTTCGCACCCTCCAGCTCGGTTGACGGCAATAACACGGACTCGGAGTTTGAGAAGGGCCTGAAGCACAAGGCGAAGAACCCGGAGCCCCAGAAGACTGTGCCCCCCGTCAAGGACGAGTACGAGTTTGACGAGGATGACGAGCAGGACAGGGTCCCTCCCGTGGACGACAAACACTTACTGAAAAAGGATTACAGAAAAGAAACTAAgtcaaatagttttatttctatacccaaaatggaagtgaaaagttACACTAAAAATAACACGATTGCACCAAAGAAGGCGGCTCATCGCATCCTGTCAGACACATCGGACGAGGAGGACGTCGCTGTCGctgtgggggcaggagagaagCTGAGACTCTCGGCCCACACGGTACTGCCCGGGAACAAGACACGGGAACCCTCCAATTCcaagcagcagaaggaaaaaaataaagtgaaaaagaagcgaaagaaagagacaaaaggcAAAGAAGTGCGATTTGGGAAGAGGAGTGACAAGTTCTGTTCGTCCGAGTCAGACAGCGAGTCCTCGGACAGCGGCGAGGACGACGGGGACTCGGTGGGGAGCTCCGGCTGCCTCAAGGAGTCCCCGCTGGTGCTGAAGGACCCGGCCCTGTTCAGCTCTCTGTCCGCCTCCTCCACCTCGTCCCACGGGAGTGCCGCCGCCCAGAAGCATAACCCCGGCCACGCGGACCCTCACAGCAAGCACTGGCGGACGGACAACTGGAAAACCGTCTCCTCGCCGGCCTGGTCCGAGGTCAGCTCTTTGTCAGACTCCACAAGGACGAGACTGACCAGCGAGTCTGACTGCTCCTCCGAGGGCTCCAGCGTGGAGTCGCTCAAGCCCGTGCGGAAGAAGCAGGAGCACAGGAAGAGGGGCGGCCTGCAGGGCGGCCTGCCTGAGAAGAAGAGCTCCTTCCACGCCGGCGCGGACGGCGCCGTCCCCAAGCTGGACAAGGAGGGCAAGGTCGTCAAGAAACACAAAAcgaaacacaaacacaaaaacaaggaGAAAGGGCTGTGCTCGGTCAGTCAGGAACTCAAGCTGAGAAGCTTCACCTACGAGTATGAGGACGCCAAGCCGAGGTCCGAGAAGGCCATCCTTCTGGACAACGACCTTTCCGGCGACAAGCTGAAAGCCTTGAAGCACGACAGGGACCACTTCAAGAAGGAGGACAGAGTCGGCAAGATGAAGTCTGAGGAGAAGGACTGGCTCTTTAAAGAGGAGGTGGTCAAGGCTTCCAAGGATGAGAAGTCCCTGAAGAGAATCAAGGACGCGAGCAGGTCTTTCCGAGAAGAAAAGGACCGTCTGAGCAAAGCCGAAAAGGAGAAGTTGGCGAAGGAGAAGTCTCCTAAGGAGGAAAAGCTGAGGCTGTacaaggaggagaggaagaaaaagtccAAAGACAGGCCGTCCAAACTGGAGAAGAAGAATGACTTTAAAGACGACAGACTTgcgaaggagaaggagaagaatttCAAAGAcgagaaagaaaaactcaaaaaagaaaaggtttataAGGAAGACTCGTCCGCTTACGACGACTTCTGTACCAAAAGTCAGTTTCTGGAGAACGAAGACACCAAGTTCAGCCTTTCCGACGACCAGCAGGACAGGTGGTTTTCCGAGCTGTCCGACTCGTCCTTCGATTTCAAAGGGGACGACAGCTGGGATTCTCCGGTGACGGACTACAGGGACGTGAAGAGCGACCCTGTGGCCAGACTGATCCTGGAGACCGTGAAAGAGGACAGCAAGGACAAGAAGCGGGAAAACAAGGCCCGCGAGAAGAGAGACTATGGGGACAAGCGGAGCGACAGAGACGCTTTCTTCCGGAAGAAGGACAGGGACTGTCCGGACAAGAGCAGGAGGGAGCAGACGGAGAAGCACAAAGGCCTCCCCGGCTGCCTCCCTgacaagaggaggagggagtcCGCCGAGGGCGGGCGGGACAGGAAGGACCTCCTCGAGGGCACCAAGGAGCGGAAGGACGGCAGGGCCAAGCCCGAGGAGGCGCACCGGGAGGAGCTGAAGGAGCTGGGCGGTGAGGCCAGCTTCAAGGACAGGCCCGACTGCGACTTCGGGAAgagcctggagccctgggagaGGCCCCACCCCgccagggagaaggagaagaaggacaAAATGAAGTTCGAGAAATACAAAGACAAGTGCAGTGACAAAGACAAAAGCGAAAAATCCATCCTTGAGAAATGTCAGAAGGACAAGGAATTCgataaatgttttaaagagaagaaagagaccaAGGAGAAGCATAAAGATGCACACAGCAAAGACAAGGAGAGGAAAGCATCCCTGGACCaagtgaaagagaaaagggagaagacgTTCCCCGGGCTCCTGTCCGAGGACGTCCCCGAGAAGAAGGACGAGAAGAAGGGCAAGGAGAAGAGCTGGTACATCGCGGACATCTTCACCGACGAGAGCGAGGACGAGAAGGACGCGTACGCGGCCAGCGGGCTCCGCCTCGGGGAGGCCGGGGATGCGCCCCGGGCGGACGGCGCCCCGGACGCTGACCGGCCCCGGAAGCACCCCGCCGACCGGCCGCACTCGGAGAAGCAGAAGGACCGGGAGCTCCGAgacaagaagaaggagaagggagtcCCAGACGGCGGCAAGGACAAGAAGGAGAAAGTTCTCGAGAAGCACAAAGACAAGAAGGAGAAGGACTCCGCCGAAAAGTACAAGGACAGGAAAGACCGGACGTCCGTCGAGTCCactcaggaaaagagaaacaaacagaagCCCCCGGAGAAGGTGGAGAGGAAGCTGCCTGCTGAGGACAAGGCCAGGAGCCGGCACCGGGAGAGGCCGGACAGGGAGCACTGCCGAGACAGGAAAGCGTCGCGGAGCGCGGAGGCCGAGAGGACCCTGctggagaagctggaggaggaggccCTGCACGCCTACAGGGAGGACTCCAACGACAAGGCCAGCGAGGTGTCCTCGGACAGCTTCACGGACCGTGGGCAGGAGCCGGGCCTCAGCGCCCTCCTGGAGGTGTCCTTCACGGAGCCCCCAGAGGAGAAGgtcaaggagaaagagaggcTCAGACACTCTTCGTCCTCGTCCAAGAAGAGCCACGATCGAGAGAGAGTCAAGAAAGACAAGTccgagaagagagaaaagagcgATGATTACAAGGACTCCGGCGGCAGGAAGGACGCCAGCCAGTACGACAAGGACTTCTCCGACGCGGATGCCTACGGGATTCCTTACGGCTCGAAAGCCGATGCGGAGGACGGGCTGGACAAAGCCATCGAGCTGTTCTCcactgagaagaaagagaagaacgaCTCTGAAAGAGAAACCTCCAGAAAAGTCGAGAAAGAGCTGAAGCCCTACGGGTCCAGCACCGCCAGCGCCCTCAAGGAGAGGCGGAGGAGGGACAGGCACCGGGAGAAGTGGAGGGACGACAGGGACAAGCACCGGGACAGGCACGGGGACGGGCTCCCGCGGCACCACAAGGACGAGCAGAAGCCTGTGGCCAGAGACAAGGACAACCCCCCAAACCCGCTCAGAGACAAGGGCCGGGAGGAGAGCCTGAAACTCGGCGAGACCAAACTGAAGGAGAAGCTCCGGGAAAACGCCGAGAAGGAGAAGGGTGACCCGGTGAAGGTCAGCAATGGAAACGAGAAGCTGCCCGTGTCCAGAGACCCGGGCAGGAGAGACGCCCGGCCCAGAGAGAAGCTTCTGGGGGACGGTGACCTGATGATGACCAGCTTCGAGCGCATGCTGTCCCAGAAAGACCTGGAGGTCGAGGAACGCCACAAGCGGCACAAGGAGCGGATGAAGCAGATGGAGAAGATGCGGCACCGGTCGGGGGACCCGAAGCTCAAGGAGAGGGTGAAGCCCGCGGAGGACGCACGCAAGAAGAGTCTGGACGCCCCTCCCAAGAAGCCGCTGGCGCTGGACCCCGCGCTGAGGGACAGGAAGCCCAAGGACTCCGCTCCTGTCCCACCGACCGCCGAGAACAAGCCCCACCCGGGACCAGCCGTGGACACGAGGGACTGGTTGGCGGGGCCGCACATGAAAGAGGTCCTGCCCGCTTCTCCCCGGCCTGACCAGGGCCGGCCCACCGGGGTGCCCACACCCGCGTCCGTGGTGTCGTGCCCCAGCTACGAGGAGGCCATGCACACGCCCAGGACGCCGTCCTGCAGCGCCGACGACTACTCCGACCTCATCTTTGACTGCGCAGACCCCCAGCCTGTGTCCAGCACGTCCGCCAgcgcctgctccccctccttcttcgACAGGTTCTCCGTGGCCGCGAGTGGGATTTCGGAGACCGCGAGCCAGACGCCTACGAGGCCGTTGTGCACAAGCCTTTACCGTTCAGTCTCTGTCGATATCCGGAGGACCCCCGAGGAAGAGTTCAGTGCCGGGGACAAGCTGTTCCGACAGCAGAGTGTCCCCACCGCGCCCACGTATGACTCACCGGGGCAGCACCTGGAGGACAAGGCTCCTGGGCCCCCAGGTCCTGCCGAGAAGTTTGCCTGCTTGTCTCCGGGGTATTATTCCCCGGACTATGGCATTCCCTCCCCCAAAGCGGACGCCCTGCCCTGCCCGCCTGCAGCCGTGGTCACCGTCACCCCCTCCCCAGAGGGTGCCTTCTCTGGTTTACAAGCAAAGTCCCCCCCTGCACACCGAGATGAGCTGTTGGCCCCATCCATGGAGGGAGCCCTTCCCCCTGACTTGGGCGTCCCTCTGGACGCCACTGAGGCCCAGCAGGCCACTGCCGCCATCATCCCCCCGGAGCCCAGCTACCTGGAGCCGCTGGACGAGGGGCCCTTCAGCACGGTCATCACGGAGGAGCCCGTCGAGTGGGCGCACCCGGCGGCCTCGGAGCAGGGCCTCTCCTGCAGCCTGATGGGGGGCACCCCTGAGAACCCCGTCAGCTGGCCTGTGGGGCCGGACCTCCTGCTTAAGTCCCCCCAGCGACTCCCGGAGTCCCCGCAGCATTTCTGCCCCAGTGAGGCCGTCCACCCTGCTGCTGCAGGGCCTTTTGGGGCCACAGAACCCCCTTACCCGGGCTCCCCTGACCCGTACCCTCTGTCGGCCACCGAGCCTGGACTTGAGGGCACCAAGGGTGACGCAGCAGAGGCGGTTCCAGCCGCCGTCTCTGCCCCAGAAGAGCCGGCGGCCTTTGCCCCCGCCTCCAGGCTGGAGCCCTTCTTCACCAACTGCAAACCGCTGCCGGAAGCATCTCCGGACACGGCCCCGGAGCCGGCGTGTTTGACCGCCGTGACTCAGGTGGAGGCTCTGGGGCCCATGGAAAGTAACTTCTTGGAAAATGGGCATGATCTGTCGGCCCTCGGCCAGGTGGAGCCAGTGCCCTGGCCTGACGGCTTCCCCAGCACTGAGGATGACCTCGATCTGGGGCCCTTCTCGCTGCCAGAGCTTCCCCCTCTTCAAGCGAAAGACGTTTCTGATGTCGAAACAGAACCTATAGAGGAGACCGTCCTCGTTCCTCCGGGAGAGACCCCCCCGGGGCTCCCTGGGGTCCCGAGTGGCGGGGATGGCCCTGTGGCAGCTGCTGAGGACCAGCCGGTGCTGCCTCCTGACCAGGGGGACCCCCGGCTTCCCACCGAGCCGGAGCCTGAGCCCCCCGAGGAGCCCAAGCCAGACGCCACGTTGGAAGCTGCGGTGGAAGGGGGGCCCGTGTCGGAGGCGAGGGTCCCTGAGGACTCCGACTCCGGCCTGGGGCCTGCAGCGGCGCCCCCCGAGGAGCAGCAGCCGCCGGGGAGCGGAGAGGGGGAGGCCGAGGGCCAAGATCCGCCGGCCGCGTCCCACGGCGTGCCCGACGCCCCCGGGGACGGCTTGGCCCAGGCGCTCGCGGCGGACGGGGCCAGCCCTCTCGACGGCGCCGGCCTCGACGGACCCCTGGGCGGCGTCCAGCCTGACGCGACGGAGCCGGAACCCAAACCCGCGGCCGAAGCCCCGAGGGCCCCCAAAGTGGAGGAGATCCCTCAGCGCATGACCCGGAACCGGGCCCAGATGCTGGCCAACCAGAACAAGCAGAGCTCGCCGTCCTCGGAGAAGGAGCCGGCGCCCGCGCCCCGCGCCAAGGGCCGCTGCTGCGAGGAGGAGGACGCGCAGGCCCAGCACCCCCGCAAGCGCCGCTTCCAGCGCTCCAGCCAGCAGCTGCGGCAGCAGCTCCCGTCCACGCGGCAGACGCGGGAGGTGATCCAGCAGACGCTGGCCGCCATCGTGGACGCGATCAAGCTGGACGCCATCGAGCCCTACCACAGCGACCGGTCCAACCCCTACTTCGAGTACCTGCAGATCCGGAAGAAGATCGAGGAGAAGCGCAAGATCCTGTGCTACATCAGCCCCCAGGCCCCGCAGTGCTACGCCGAGTACGTCACCTACACGGGCTCCTACCTGCTGGACGGCAAGCCGCTGAGCAAGCTGCACATCCCCGTG ATTGCGCCCCCTCCGTCCCTGGCGGAGCCCCTGAAGGAGCTGTTCAAGCAGCAGGAGACGGTGCGGGGAAAACTGCGTCTGCAGCACAGCATCGAGCGG GAAAAGCTCATTGTCTCCTGCGAGCAGGAGATCCTGCGGGTCCACTGCCGGGCGGCGAGGACCATCGCGAACCAGGCGGTGCCGTTCAGCGCCTGCACCATGCTGCTGGACTCGGAGGTCTACAACATGCCGCTGGAGAGCCAG GGCGACGAGAACAAGTCCGTGCGCGACCGCTTCAACGCCCGCCAGTTCATCTCCTGGCTGCAGGACGTGGACGACAAGTATGACCGCATGAAG ACGTGTCTCCTGATGCGGCAGCAGCACGAAGCCGCGGCCCTCAACGCCGTGCAGAGGATGGAGTGGCAGCTGAAGGTCCAGGAGCTGGACCCGGCCGGGCACAAGTCCCTGTGTGTGAACGAGGTGCCCTCCTTCTACGTGCCCATGGTCGACGTCAACGATGACTTCGTGCTTCTGCCAGCCTGA